The following coding sequences lie in one Megalodesulfovibrio gigas DSM 1382 = ATCC 19364 genomic window:
- a CDS encoding 50S ribosomal protein L25: MAEQITLAAIRRDSAGKGPNRRLRVAGEFPAIYYTASGENIALTIDALAFEKAYRQVGTSKLFSLVIDGEEGRPSLVWKVQKHPFKRQVVHLDLYGVDFDKKVTLNVPLRQVGEAPGLKLGGMMETFHDTIIITCLPGDIPACVDLDVSNMQVGDALTVKDVVLPEAVQAVYKQNYALLSVVATRKAVPGPGGKE; the protein is encoded by the coding sequence ATGGCTGAGCAAATCACTCTCGCTGCCATTCGGCGCGACTCTGCCGGCAAGGGCCCCAATCGTCGTCTGCGCGTGGCTGGCGAATTTCCCGCCATTTACTACACCGCGTCCGGCGAAAACATCGCCCTGACCATCGACGCCCTCGCCTTCGAGAAGGCCTACCGTCAGGTGGGCACCAGCAAACTCTTCTCCCTGGTGATTGACGGCGAGGAAGGCCGGCCCTCCCTGGTGTGGAAGGTGCAGAAGCACCCCTTCAAGCGTCAGGTGGTGCATCTGGACCTCTATGGCGTGGACTTCGACAAGAAGGTCACCCTCAATGTCCCCCTGCGCCAGGTGGGCGAAGCCCCCGGCCTCAAGCTGGGCGGCATGATGGAAACCTTCCACGACACCATCATCATCACCTGCCTGCCTGGTGACATCCCGGCCTGCGTGGACCTGGACGTGAGCAACATGCAGGTGGGCGATGCGCTTACCGTCAAGGACGTGGTCCTGCCCGAGGCGGTGCAAGCCGTGTACAAGCAGAACTATGCCCTGCTGAGCGTGGTGGCCACC
- a CDS encoding ribose-phosphate diphosphokinase: MSRDLQIVTGTANPELAYAICDHLGCRLTPAVTETFSDGEIRVEIKDNVRGNDVFVVQPTCAPVNFHLMQLCLILDALKRASAGRVTAVVPYYGYARQDRKVVPRAPISAKLVSDFLTVAGMHRLITIDLHAGQIQGFFDLPVDNLYALPVFLEYMRGLEGDIVCVSPDAGGTERARSYAKRMGASLAIIDKRRDEPNKAKAMNVIGDVKGKRAVVLDDMIDTAGTIVAAADVLLAAGAEEVIACATHPVLSGPAIERLQQSKFSKILVTNTIPLGEKKEACPKIEVMSVAGLLAKAIHNIHTESSVSVLFV, translated from the coding sequence ATGAGCCGAGATCTGCAGATAGTCACGGGCACCGCCAACCCCGAGCTGGCGTATGCGATTTGCGATCACCTTGGCTGCCGGCTGACCCCGGCGGTGACCGAGACCTTCAGCGACGGCGAAATCCGCGTGGAGATCAAGGACAACGTGCGCGGCAACGACGTCTTTGTCGTGCAGCCCACGTGTGCGCCGGTCAACTTCCACCTGATGCAGCTGTGCCTGATTCTGGACGCCCTCAAGCGCGCCAGCGCCGGCCGGGTCACTGCGGTGGTCCCCTACTACGGCTACGCCCGGCAGGACCGCAAGGTCGTCCCCCGTGCGCCCATCAGCGCCAAGCTGGTCTCTGACTTTTTGACTGTGGCCGGCATGCACCGGCTCATCACCATCGACCTGCACGCCGGGCAAATCCAGGGGTTCTTCGACCTTCCCGTGGACAACCTCTACGCGCTGCCAGTATTCCTGGAATACATGCGCGGCCTGGAGGGCGACATCGTCTGCGTGTCCCCCGATGCCGGCGGCACCGAACGCGCCCGCTCCTACGCCAAGCGCATGGGCGCCAGCCTGGCCATCATCGACAAGCGTCGCGATGAACCCAACAAAGCCAAGGCCATGAACGTCATCGGTGACGTGAAAGGCAAGCGCGCCGTGGTGCTGGACGACATGATCGACACCGCCGGCACCATTGTGGCCGCCGCCGACGTGCTCCTGGCTGCGGGGGCCGAAGAAGTGATCGCCTGCGCCACCCATCCTGTGTTGTCCGGTCCGGCCATCGAACGGCTGCAGCAGTCCAAATTCTCCAAGATCCTGGTGACCAACACCATCCCCCTTGGTGAAAAGAAGGAGGCCTGCCCCAAGATCGAGGTCATGTCCGTGGCCGGTCTGTTGGCCAAGGCCATCCACAATATTCATACCGAATCCTCGGTGAGCGTCCTGTTCGTCTGA
- the ispE gene encoding 4-(cytidine 5'-diphospho)-2-C-methyl-D-erythritol kinase yields MNAAPAMTAHTVHPGCKVNLFLEIRCRRPDGYHELATLFWPLAHPTDTLTVTPGAPGSGLRFSCSDPALAGPENLVARAYAAFVQAAEQSMDVAAHLEKRIPVGAGLGGGSADAAAMLLVLNQLAGANALPASRLASLAAALGADVPFFLQGGRPCLAEGIGERLTPVDIDLSEFMLVLCSPAIPVSTAWAYATWDSEHGKMPGGGNPALTSPFGTRKDVIFTDAVVLFNSFEPVVLPREPRLTLLKDLAYRAGAAGVLLSGSGSSVFALFRNSELAGSFARQAEALAWIGPGRVFSSHM; encoded by the coding sequence ATGAACGCCGCCCCGGCCATGACGGCGCACACCGTGCACCCGGGCTGCAAGGTGAATCTGTTCCTGGAGATCCGCTGCCGTCGGCCCGACGGCTACCATGAACTCGCCACCCTGTTCTGGCCCCTGGCCCACCCCACGGACACGCTGACCGTGACGCCGGGCGCGCCCGGCAGCGGTCTGCGCTTCTCCTGTTCCGATCCTGCCCTGGCCGGCCCGGAAAATCTGGTGGCCAGGGCATATGCCGCCTTTGTCCAGGCGGCGGAACAGTCCATGGATGTGGCGGCGCACCTGGAAAAGCGCATCCCCGTGGGTGCCGGCCTGGGCGGCGGCAGCGCAGACGCCGCGGCCATGCTCCTGGTGCTCAATCAATTGGCTGGCGCGAACGCCTTGCCGGCATCGCGCCTGGCCTCCCTGGCTGCCGCCCTGGGCGCGGACGTGCCCTTTTTTTTGCAGGGAGGCCGGCCCTGCCTGGCAGAGGGCATTGGGGAACGCCTGACCCCTGTGGATATTGACCTTTCTGAATTCATGCTGGTGCTGTGCAGCCCGGCCATCCCCGTGTCCACGGCCTGGGCGTACGCAACATGGGACAGTGAGCACGGCAAAATGCCCGGCGGCGGCAATCCGGCCTTGACAAGCCCATTCGGCACGCGTAAAGACGTCATTTTCACTGACGCTGTGGTGCTCTTTAATAGCTTTGAGCCTGTGGTGCTGCCCCGTGAGCCCCGGTTGACTCTCCTTAAGGATCTGGCCTATAGGGCTGGCGCTGCGGGAGTGCTGCTCTCCGGCAGTGGGTCAAGCGTATTTGCGTTGTTCCGCAACTCGGAACTGGCCGGGAGCTTTGCCCGGCAGGCCGAGGCCCTGGCCTGGATCGGTCCGGGGCGGGTGTTCAGCAGCCACATGTGA
- the hslV gene encoding ATP-dependent protease subunit HslV, giving the protein MNNTTDSSFPFLRGTTVLAVKDTTGVAMAGDGQVTLGQSIAIKHTARKVRRLYKDRVLAGFAGATADAFTLFERFEAKLEEFSGQIVRASVELAKDWRKDKYLRRLEAMLLVADASSILMLSGTGDVIEPDDGIAAIGSGAPYALAAARALTRHAHLPCDKTAMESMRIAAELCVFTNDSIVLETLAVLPPSK; this is encoded by the coding sequence ATGAACAACACCACCGATTCATCCTTCCCCTTCCTGCGCGGCACCACGGTGCTGGCCGTCAAGGACACTACCGGCGTGGCCATGGCCGGCGACGGGCAGGTGACCCTGGGCCAGAGCATCGCCATCAAGCACACGGCCCGCAAGGTGCGGCGGCTGTACAAGGATCGGGTGCTGGCCGGGTTCGCCGGCGCCACGGCAGACGCCTTCACCCTCTTCGAGCGCTTCGAGGCCAAGCTGGAGGAATTTTCCGGACAAATCGTCCGCGCCAGCGTGGAACTGGCCAAGGACTGGCGCAAGGACAAGTACCTGCGCCGCCTGGAAGCCATGCTTCTGGTGGCGGACGCCTCCTCCATCCTGATGCTCTCGGGCACCGGGGACGTCATCGAGCCCGACGACGGCATTGCCGCCATCGGCTCCGGCGCGCCCTATGCCCTGGCCGCGGCCCGTGCCCTGACCCGCCACGCGCACCTGCCCTGCGACAAGACCGCCATGGAATCCATGCGCATTGCCGCGGAACTGTGCGTCTTCACCAACGATTCCATCGTGCTGGAAACCCTGGCCGTGCTGCCGCCCTCCAAATGA
- a CDS encoding macro domain-containing protein, with product MDACWTLPAARLCLRQGDITTAPVDAIVNAANAGLRGGGGVDGAIHTAAGWEPLQQACQEIIRQRGPLHAGEAAITPGFALPARWIIHTVGPIWRGGKQGEAAALRACYLESLRLARTHGARRVAFPAVSCGVYGYPVDEAAAVALAALTEGLQEAPGVDEAAMWLYADAALQTWTRVATRLFGAPSA from the coding sequence ATGGATGCCTGCTGGACCCTGCCCGCCGCCCGGCTCTGCCTGCGGCAGGGGGACATCACCACCGCGCCCGTGGACGCCATCGTCAACGCTGCCAATGCCGGACTGCGCGGCGGCGGCGGCGTTGATGGCGCCATCCACACGGCTGCCGGCTGGGAGCCCCTGCAGCAGGCCTGTCAGGAAATCATCCGCCAGCGGGGCCCCCTGCATGCAGGCGAGGCGGCCATCACCCCCGGCTTCGCGCTGCCGGCCAGATGGATCATCCATACTGTCGGCCCCATCTGGCGGGGCGGAAAGCAAGGCGAGGCCGCGGCGTTGCGCGCCTGCTATCTGGAAAGCCTGCGCCTGGCCCGCACGCACGGCGCGCGCAGGGTGGCCTTTCCGGCCGTGAGCTGCGGCGTATACGGCTATCCCGTGGACGAGGCCGCCGCCGTGGCCCTGGCCGCCCTGACCGAGGGCCTGCAGGAGGCCCCCGGCGTGGACGAGGCGGCCATGTGGCTGTATGCCGACGCCGCCCTGCAGACCTGGACCCGCGTCGCCACGCGGCTTTTTGGAGCACCATCCGCATGA
- a CDS encoding PPC domain-containing DNA-binding protein — protein sequence MSHLLKRLPKGADLLDALTAVCKEHNITRGSVQVIGALEKAMLGFYLQDEQRYINHAVDENVEILIGVGNVSIKDGEPFIHLHLTLSRHDGSCLGGHAVAGCPIFAAEACILQLEGDPLVRGLDEATGLYLWTKS from the coding sequence ATGAGCCATCTGCTGAAGCGGCTGCCCAAGGGCGCCGATCTGCTGGACGCATTGACCGCCGTCTGCAAGGAACACAACATCACCCGCGGCTCGGTGCAGGTCATCGGCGCGCTGGAAAAGGCCATGCTCGGCTTCTACCTGCAGGACGAGCAGCGCTACATCAACCACGCCGTGGACGAGAACGTGGAAATCCTCATCGGCGTGGGCAACGTCTCCATCAAGGACGGCGAACCTTTCATCCACCTGCACCTGACCCTGAGCCGCCACGATGGCAGCTGCCTGGGCGGGCATGCCGTGGCCGGCTGCCCCATCTTCGCCGCCGAGGCCTGCATCCTGCAACTGGAAGGCGACCCCCTGGTGCGCGGCCTGGACGAGGCCACCGGCCTGTATCTCTGGACAAAATCATAA
- a CDS encoding beta-barrel assembly-enhancing protease: MNVLRTLLFTGLLAVLICSLALCPGWAPRAEAFLGLGEFGIKDEKELGDKFNVLVRSRLPLIEDPEVTTYVGDLIGKLKAAMPPQPFEITHGVINHSALNAFAAPAGYVFVYSGLLLNMENESEVAGVMAHELAHVSQRHIARRIEAMGATSLLSLLGILAGVFIGGRQGQGMVMGSAAAQQAALLSYSRDNEQEADQVGLGYLINAGYPPQGLHRAFEILQKNQWLGGSGSSMPTYLSSHPGLSERIGYVSQNIERLPANVRARKDDNTRFRRIQTLTRARYTDPKVAITYFQRQESTEPCLDALGRGIVLTRMNRFNDAEAAFHDGLRCSGDDPLFLREYARLKFQQGDFQAATSLLQRALAKNRDDLMAHFFLGRILGDTGHIDQAMDSFKRILRQLPEDPEVHEAYGRALGQAGRYFDAHMHLAWAAFYLQNESRTEFHAKKAEELAKAPEQKRELERFKQKQKERKELLRPSLF; this comes from the coding sequence ATGAATGTCCTGCGCACCCTCCTCTTCACCGGCCTGCTGGCCGTGCTCATCTGCTCCCTGGCCCTGTGCCCTGGCTGGGCGCCCAGGGCCGAGGCCTTCCTGGGCCTGGGAGAGTTCGGCATCAAGGATGAAAAGGAACTGGGGGACAAGTTCAACGTCCTGGTGCGCTCGCGGCTGCCGCTCATCGAAGATCCGGAAGTCACAACGTATGTGGGAGACCTGATCGGCAAGCTCAAGGCCGCCATGCCCCCGCAGCCCTTCGAGATCACCCACGGCGTCATCAATCACAGCGCCCTGAACGCCTTTGCCGCGCCGGCGGGGTACGTGTTCGTCTATTCCGGCCTGCTGCTGAACATGGAAAACGAATCCGAGGTGGCCGGGGTCATGGCGCACGAGCTGGCCCACGTCTCGCAACGCCACATCGCCCGACGCATCGAGGCCATGGGCGCCACCTCCCTGCTGTCCCTGCTGGGCATCCTGGCCGGGGTGTTCATCGGCGGCAGACAGGGCCAGGGCATGGTGATGGGCTCCGCCGCCGCCCAGCAGGCAGCCCTGCTCTCCTACAGCCGGGACAACGAACAGGAAGCCGACCAGGTGGGCCTGGGATATCTCATCAATGCCGGCTACCCGCCCCAGGGGTTGCACAGGGCGTTTGAAATCCTCCAGAAGAATCAATGGCTGGGCGGCTCTGGCAGCTCCATGCCCACATATTTGTCCAGCCACCCCGGCCTGTCGGAACGCATCGGCTACGTCTCCCAGAACATTGAGCGCCTGCCGGCCAATGTCCGCGCCCGCAAGGACGACAACACCCGCTTCCGCCGCATCCAGACCCTCACCCGCGCCCGATACACGGACCCCAAGGTGGCCATCACCTACTTCCAGCGGCAGGAATCGACAGAGCCTTGCCTGGACGCCCTGGGCCGCGGCATCGTCCTCACGCGGATGAACCGCTTCAACGATGCCGAAGCCGCCTTCCACGACGGCCTGCGCTGCAGCGGGGACGACCCGCTCTTCCTGCGCGAATACGCCCGGCTCAAGTTCCAGCAGGGCGACTTCCAGGCCGCCACGTCCCTGCTGCAGCGGGCCCTGGCCAAAAACCGCGACGACCTCATGGCCCATTTCTTCCTGGGCCGCATCCTGGGCGATACCGGCCACATCGATCAGGCCATGGACTCCTTCAAACGCATCCTGCGCCAGTTGCCCGAGGATCCGGAAGTCCATGAGGCCTACGGCCGCGCCCTGGGCCAGGCCGGCAGGTATTTCGACGCCCACATGCACCTTGCCTGGGCGGCCTTTTATCTGCAAAATGAGTCCCGGACGGAATTTCACGCCAAGAAAGCCGAGGAACTGGCCAAGGCTCCCGAGCAGAAGCGGGAGCTGGAACGATTCAAGCAAAAGCAGAAGGAGCGCAAAGAGCTCCTCAGGCCTTCGTTGTTCTGA
- the cysS gene encoding cysteine--tRNA ligase codes for MRLYNTLTRSKEPFTPAEPGKVRLYVCGITAYDLCHVGHARSAVVFDVLVRALTAQGLDVIFARNFTDVDDKIINRANELGEDPNALAQRYIQAFYEDMDALNVRRATLEPKATEHIDEMIQLCQDLIAKNAAYATPGGDVYFRVRAYQAYGELSGRNIEELEAGARVAPGEEKEDPLDFALWKAAKPGEPSWSSPWGPGRPGWHTECSAMSEKYFTLPLDIHGGGQDLIFPHHENEMAQTGASRGQALARFWMHNGFVQIDSEKMSKSLGNFKTIRDIIAQYLPETLRFFLITKHYRSPIDFTTQAMEEAEKNLIRIYTAMQAVEEALANQKWNKTSLPDDVLREFADIKTLFDEAMADDMNTAAALGHVFGLVRLVNRVLEDKGLRKSEQGKAFFEETQDALAAWGEILGVFQQPAAAFLQQMRDVRVRRAGIDPARVEALLLQRQEAKKAKDFAAADAVREELTAMGVDVRDTPQGPAWDVH; via the coding sequence ATGCGCCTGTACAACACCCTCACCCGCAGCAAAGAGCCGTTCACCCCTGCCGAACCTGGAAAGGTCCGGCTGTACGTCTGCGGCATCACGGCCTACGACCTCTGCCACGTGGGCCATGCCCGCTCGGCCGTGGTCTTCGACGTGCTCGTGCGCGCCCTGACCGCCCAGGGGCTGGATGTGATCTTTGCCCGCAACTTCACCGACGTGGACGACAAGATCATCAACCGCGCCAACGAGCTCGGCGAGGACCCCAACGCCCTGGCCCAGCGCTACATCCAGGCCTTCTACGAAGACATGGACGCCCTCAACGTCCGCCGGGCCACCCTGGAGCCCAAGGCCACGGAACACATCGACGAAATGATCCAGCTCTGTCAGGATCTCATCGCCAAAAACGCCGCGTACGCCACCCCCGGCGGCGACGTGTATTTCCGCGTGCGCGCCTATCAGGCCTATGGCGAGCTCTCCGGCCGCAACATCGAGGAACTGGAAGCCGGCGCGCGCGTGGCCCCGGGCGAGGAAAAGGAAGACCCCCTGGACTTTGCCCTCTGGAAGGCCGCCAAGCCCGGCGAGCCTTCCTGGTCCAGCCCCTGGGGACCAGGCCGGCCCGGCTGGCACACCGAGTGCTCGGCCATGAGCGAGAAATACTTCACCCTGCCCCTGGACATCCACGGCGGCGGGCAGGACCTCATCTTCCCGCACCACGAAAACGAGATGGCCCAGACCGGCGCCTCCCGCGGGCAGGCCCTGGCCCGGTTCTGGATGCACAACGGCTTCGTACAGATCGATTCGGAAAAGATGTCCAAGTCCCTGGGCAACTTCAAGACCATCCGGGACATCATTGCCCAGTACCTGCCCGAGACCCTGCGCTTTTTCCTCATCACCAAGCATTACCGCAGCCCCATCGACTTCACCACCCAGGCCATGGAGGAGGCGGAAAAGAATCTCATCCGCATTTATACCGCCATGCAGGCTGTGGAAGAAGCCCTGGCCAACCAGAAGTGGAACAAGACGTCCCTGCCCGACGACGTGCTGCGGGAATTTGCGGACATCAAAACCCTCTTCGACGAGGCCATGGCCGACGACATGAACACCGCCGCAGCCCTGGGCCATGTGTTCGGTCTGGTGCGGCTGGTGAATCGCGTGCTGGAAGACAAGGGCCTGCGCAAGAGCGAACAGGGCAAGGCCTTCTTTGAGGAGACTCAGGACGCCCTGGCCGCCTGGGGTGAGATCCTGGGCGTGTTCCAGCAGCCGGCCGCCGCCTTCCTGCAGCAGATGCGCGACGTGCGCGTGCGCCGGGCAGGCATCGATCCTGCCCGGGTGGAAGCCCTGCTGCTGCAGCGGCAGGAGGCCAAAAAGGCCAAGGACTTCGCCGCCGCAGACGCCGTGCGCGAGGAGCTGACCGCCATGGGCGTGGACGTGCGCGACACCCCCCAAGGCCCGGCCTGGGACGTGCACTAA
- a CDS encoding HD domain-containing protein has product MQIYLVGGALRNMLLGIPEHDRDFTWFGDEAALTALLPEARRVGKCFPIFLHHGREYAPGRGPDIQADLAARDLTINAIALALHGEHAGRLHLHPLAAHDLRHGWLRPASATALLDDPLRVFRLARFAAQLPDFRLHFSALAAMKEVARKGLLDGLDAERVGAEVLKAMAAPRPGRFLEVLDLGDCLAPWLAPLDRAAVIPAGPAAYHGANSVLTHTVNVMNGVQAAGGDALAVWLALCHDLGKCVSPVLRLPRHHSHEIHGAPLARALAERLRLSTRHLKAAESASLHHMKLGGYAQLRPGTRVDLLIALHPLRLLDPMLLLAQADRAQVGLGDSYADAMHRIREDMRRVLAVQLPASLRNKGPLSGRKLRELRCLAIARAE; this is encoded by the coding sequence GTGCAAATCTATCTGGTGGGCGGGGCCCTGCGAAACATGCTCCTGGGCATCCCGGAACACGACCGCGACTTCACCTGGTTCGGGGACGAAGCCGCCCTCACGGCCTTGTTGCCCGAGGCGCGGCGCGTGGGCAAGTGCTTCCCCATTTTCCTACACCACGGGCGGGAATACGCGCCGGGCCGCGGGCCGGACATCCAGGCCGATCTGGCCGCCCGCGATCTGACCATCAACGCCATCGCCCTGGCCCTGCACGGCGAACACGCCGGCCGCCTGCATCTGCATCCGCTGGCCGCCCACGACCTGCGTCACGGCTGGCTCAGGCCGGCCTCGGCCACCGCGTTGCTGGACGATCCCCTGCGCGTGTTCCGCCTGGCCCGGTTTGCTGCCCAGCTGCCGGACTTCCGCCTGCACTTCTCGGCCCTGGCCGCCATGAAGGAGGTGGCCCGCAAGGGCCTGCTGGACGGGCTGGATGCCGAGCGTGTGGGCGCGGAGGTGCTCAAGGCCATGGCCGCCCCCAGGCCGGGCCGGTTCCTGGAAGTGCTGGACCTGGGCGACTGCCTGGCCCCCTGGCTTGCCCCCCTGGACCGCGCCGCCGTCATCCCGGCCGGGCCGGCGGCCTATCACGGGGCCAATAGCGTCCTGACCCATACCGTCAATGTCATGAACGGGGTGCAGGCTGCCGGCGGCGACGCCCTGGCCGTATGGCTGGCCCTGTGCCACGATCTGGGCAAATGCGTCTCCCCGGTGCTGCGTCTGCCCCGGCATCACAGCCACGAGATCCACGGCGCGCCCCTGGCCCGGGCGCTGGCCGAACGGCTGCGGCTTTCCACCCGGCACCTCAAGGCGGCGGAATCGGCCTCCCTGCACCACATGAAACTCGGCGGCTACGCCCAACTGCGCCCCGGCACCCGCGTGGATCTGCTCATCGCCCTGCATCCCTTGCGCCTGCTGGACCCCATGCTGCTCCTGGCCCAGGCCGACCGCGCCCAGGTGGGTCTGGGCGACAGTTATGCCGACGCCATGCACCGCATCCGCGAGGACATGCGCCGCGTGCTTGCCGTGCAGTTGCCTGCCTCCCTGCGCAACAAGGGGCCCCTCTCCGGCCGCAAGCTCCGGGAGCTGCGCTGCCTGGCCATTGCCCGTGCGGAGTGA
- a CDS encoding biotin--[acetyl-CoA-carboxylase] ligase, with product MQTHCHGTRHGARPSVWCWAAGAQGLAESITPARAVEAGWGRWGEELAALGPWAEAPYPWDHASRGPVSPGDAALPPVVLAGPCSSGLDVAWRLFATWDAPEYSSILAVTQWAGRGQVRRPWSSPPENLHVVIRWPNAGILGGPLAFLAAGLAVAETLGQLGVDVQLKWPNDVLWQGRKIAGLLVEERGGAMVVGMGVNLGWAPSPKDLREGYAVEAAALGWKTGPVLFWLTCLPRLISICNTLNLFAPEELCQMAERRLAWLGQAVALQDAQTTDGRLFDKLVATVVGVGVDGSLQGLVDGRVASFSAAAVRLLSTSTFRLDRSS from the coding sequence ATGCAGACTCATTGCCACGGGACGCGCCACGGCGCAAGACCCTCGGTCTGGTGCTGGGCGGCCGGCGCACAGGGCCTGGCGGAATCCATCACCCCGGCGCGGGCTGTTGAGGCCGGATGGGGCCGCTGGGGGGAGGAACTGGCCGCCCTGGGGCCGTGGGCCGAAGCGCCGTACCCCTGGGACCATGCCAGCCGGGGGCCGGTTTCGCCGGGAGATGCCGCCCTGCCGCCGGTGGTGCTGGCCGGGCCGTGCTCCTCCGGCCTGGATGTGGCCTGGCGGCTGTTCGCCACCTGGGATGCCCCGGAGTATTCCAGCATCCTGGCCGTGACACAATGGGCCGGCCGTGGGCAGGTGCGCCGGCCGTGGAGCTCGCCGCCGGAGAATCTGCATGTGGTGATCCGCTGGCCCAATGCCGGCATTCTGGGCGGACCGCTGGCCTTTCTGGCCGCCGGGCTGGCCGTGGCCGAGACTCTGGGACAGCTGGGCGTCGATGTGCAGCTCAAATGGCCGAATGATGTTCTGTGGCAGGGGAGAAAGATCGCCGGATTGTTGGTGGAGGAGCGAGGCGGGGCAATGGTTGTGGGCATGGGGGTGAACCTGGGCTGGGCGCCTTCGCCGAAGGATCTTCGCGAGGGATACGCCGTGGAAGCCGCTGCCCTGGGCTGGAAAACCGGCCCGGTGCTCTTCTGGCTGACCTGCCTGCCGCGCCTCATATCCATCTGCAACACCTTGAACTTGTTTGCACCGGAAGAGCTGTGCCAGATGGCGGAGCGCCGGTTGGCCTGGCTGGGGCAGGCCGTGGCCCTGCAGGACGCCCAGACCACGGATGGCAGGCTTTTTGACAAACTGGTCGCAACTGTTGTAGGCGTGGGGGTTGACGGCAGCCTCCAGGGGCTCGTGGATGGTCGTGTTGCATCCTTCAGCGCGGCGGCCGTTCGCCTTCTTTCCACTTCTACCTTCCGGTTGGATCGCTCATCATGA